The sequence TTAAGGCCATAGAAGCCGATGGTGTTACCGCCACCATCTAAGATCAGGTTCTGGACGCTGAAGATGTTGCGGTCCTGGATCAGGGTGATCTTGCCGGTGAAACCCAAGGGGTCGGTGAGGACATCCGACAGCTTCATGGGAATGGGCTTGGCCGGATCGGCCGGGTTGGGGCGGGTGACGATCGGGTTGACGGTTGGGAATACCACGCTTTGGGCGATCACCGGAAGCTTCTTGGTGATCACTCGCCCATTGGCATCCACCTGGCCTGTATTGATCTCGCAGCCGTGCCCGATCGCCAAGGAAAAGCGCGCCGAGGTGCCCTCGATGGCCGGCTCGGCGACCGTGGTATGGGCATGGACCCCCTGGCTCCCCAGGGCGGCCGTCACCGCCGCAGCCAGACTGGTAAGCTTGTGGTAATGTGACACTTGCCCTCCTTCTCATCATAGAATTGGAGTTTGTAATGATTCCGGCCTAAGGGTGAAAATCCGCACCATCCCAATGGGGCACACCCGATACCCGGCCGTCAAGCGGGCCATTGTATCAACGACGTTCCCACTTCTGTAGCAACTTTAGCCACCAAAATCAGGCGGCACCCTGGCGGGGCTGGCCGAGTTTCGCCGCTTCGTCGGGCCTCGGCATGTCGACCCCGAGGCTGATGACGAAGCTCGAGGCCTCTTCGATGCTCATGGCGGACTGGACGATCTTGGATGCGTGCACAATGATGGTGAACCCGGAGGTGGGGTTGGGCGAGGTCGGCACATACAGCACCACCTGGTCGCCCACGCGATTGGTCACATAGGCGGGAACCCAAAGGCCATCTTTTGGATACTCCACATACACCACGTCCCGCAACCGGCTTTGCTCATCGCCCCGGAACAGGCTGAGGATTTTGTTGGAAACCCGATAGATCGTGCCCAAAAGGGGGATGCGGTTGATCAGGTTTTCCAGAAAATACAACACATAGGCCTTGTCCTGCTTCAAGAGATAGCCGATATAGGTGACGAAGGCGATGGTCACGGCGAACAAGGCGACCGGTATTAAAAAGTTCTCGTACCGGCCAAAGATATTCAACACGAAATCCCGCAGCAGGATTTCGATATACATGACGATTTGCACGATAATGACGATGGGAAGCAAACCCAATACGCCAATCAAAAAATAACCGAAAAACTTTTGCGCCGATGCTTTCATTGAGGAAATGCCTGTGCTTGGGATTCTTTCTAGGG is a genomic window of Candidatus Methylocalor cossyra containing:
- a CDS encoding DUF502 domain-containing protein, encoding MKASAQKFFGYFLIGVLGLLPIVIIVQIVMYIEILLRDFVLNIFGRYENFLIPVALFAVTIAFVTYIGYLLKQDKAYVLYFLENLINRIPLLGTIYRVSNKILSLFRGDEQSRLRDVVYVEYPKDGLWVPAYVTNRVGDQVVLYVPTSPNPTSGFTIIVHASKIVQSAMSIEEASSFVISLGVDMPRPDEAAKLGQPRQGAA